One region of Culex pipiens pallens isolate TS chromosome 2, TS_CPP_V2, whole genome shotgun sequence genomic DNA includes:
- the LOC120425299 gene encoding protein catecholamines up has protein sequence MDHAKMRGRRSVVAIKPQESNSKNVRVYIALGLFLVMLWMSLPTMAGGHLHEHDHDHHGHHHHHDESPSFKYSKQANEHYEDEHLHDHHHGHHHHHHHDESPGHKYSQQANEEAAAHHHGHDHHEHDHHHEGDQKSPTKPKPDTFYIWVHSLSSTLLISAAPFFILFAIPLDNTEEMQPRLKTLLAFASGGLLGDAFLHLIPHAIQPHHHHGGEGHDHGHSHGHSHGEEGHGHDMRVGLWVLAGIIAFLAVEKGVRLIKKDSPGGHGHSHGGSAAKKAKTTPPPSPSKKDAKQGDKKSKKEVAEAAKAKGKAVKKEPKKEDIKIAGYLNLAADFTHNFTDGLAIGASYLAGNSIGIVTTITILLHEVPHEIGDFAILVKSGCSKRKAMLLQLTTAVGALAGTVLALLGSGSDAAESWVLPFTAGGFIYIATVSVIPELLEESTKLMQSLKEIAALLAGVGMMGTCLKAIEDRLQQI, from the exons ATGGATCACGCCAAGATGCGGGGGCGACGCTCCGTCGTCGCCATCAAGCCACAAGAATCGAACTCGAAAAACGTCCGGGTTTACATCGCCCTCGGGCTGTTCCTGGTGATGCTGTGGATGTCCCTGCCGACGATGGCCGGGGGGCACCTGCACGAGCACGACCACGACCACCATGGTCATCACCACCATCATGATGAGAGTCCCAGTTTTAAG TACTCGAAACAGGCAAACGAGCATTACGAAGACGAGCATCTGCACGACCACCATCAcggccatcatcatcatcaccatcacgATGAGAGTCCCGGCCACAAG TACTCGCAACAAGCCAACGAGGAAGCCGCCGCCCACCATCACGGACACGATCATCACGAGCACGATCACCACCATGAGGGTGACCAGAAGTCGCCAACGAAACCCAAACCGGACACCTTCTACATCTGGGTGCACTCGCTCAGCTCAACGCTCCTAATCAGCGCCGCTCCCTTCTTCATTCTGTTTGCCATCCCGCTGGACAACACCGAGGAGATGCAACCGCGGCTGAAGACCCTGCTGGCGTTCGCCTCCGGTGGCCTGCTGGGCGACGCGTTTCTACATCTGATTCCGCATGCCATCCAGCCGCATCACCATCACGGTGGTGAGGGTCACGATCACGGTCATTCGCATGGGCACTCGCACGGTGAGGAAGGTCACGGCCACGATATGCGCGTTGGATTGTGGGTTCTGGCTGGGATTATTGCGTTTTTGGCTGTGGAGAAGGGCGTTCGGTTGATCAAGAAGGATTCCCCAGGGGGGCACGGCCATAGTCATGGAGGGTCGGCCGCTAAGAAGGCGAAG acaACTCCGCCGCCATCTCCGTCGAAGAAGGACGCCAAGCAGGGTGACAAGAAGAGTAAAAAGGAAGTGGCCGAAGCGGCCAAAGCCAAGGGCAAGGCCGTCAAGAAGGAACCCAAAAAGGAGGACATCAAAATCGCCGGCTATCTGAACCTGGCCGCCGACTTTACCCACAACTTTACCGATGGCCTCGCAATCGGCGCTTCCTATCTGGCCGGAAACAGCATCGGAATCGTCACGACCATCACGATCCTGCTGCACGAGGTTCCGCACGAGATTGGAGACTTTGCGATCCTGGTCAAATCGGGCTGTTCGAAGCGGAAGGCGATGCTGCTGCAGCTGACCACGGCCGTCGGGGCGCTGGCCGGAACCGTGCTGGCCCTGCTCGGCAGTGGAAGCGATGCGGCCGAATCGTGGGTGCTGCCGTTTACCGCCGGTGGCTTCATCTATATCGCGACCGTTTCCGTCATTCCGGAACTGCTCGAGGAGTCCACCAAGCTGATGCAATCGCTGAAGGAAATTGCCGCCCTGCTGGCCGGCGTCGGGATGATG GGAACTTGTTTGAAAGCGATCGAGGATCGCTTGCAGCAGATTTAG
- the LOC120425298 gene encoding WW domain-binding protein 11-like, translating into MGRRSINTTKSGKYMNPTDQARKEARKKELKKNKKQRQMVRAAVLKGKDPAQLIEEMEKIDEMEFNVYQPSPLNEKVLKEKRKKLKETLDRVMRLYQADDPDLWGELKRKEVDYEKRRNKRIQYYESVRHAEQVQVDDIPLPSANETPTPLSIPRIPIPPTLPMVAPPLRPLPPPVLKKPVENPIEPSEIVDDDDDIPGCPPGPPPDIFMMPELDFDLEEFHQETQKSVKFFDDADSRDNSDDSDVEKPANQPSSVQQKMLAISGQNLDEFMKEMENVQKKKDQPEGPPGVPPVSAIPTPPKPMALANPAPHPSDPTVKYVPMPSIPMPGPIQPALMIRPPPLRPGIPGMPGLRMPPRPPPGIPPRMGIRMPPGPPQGPPPKHIQQQHMRNMMHQQQQQKDPKSATISAKPQIRNLSADVTRFVPSALRAKKDEGAKRPQHASQSSQHHPHHHNQHHHQHQQQQHHHQYHPGHHGGHPGRGGGGGVGGQEPGKPSKDDAYMQFMREMQGLL; encoded by the coding sequence ATGGGCCGCCGCTCGATCAACACCACCAAGAGTGGTAAGTACATGAACCCGACGGACCAGGCCCGGAAGGAAGCGCGCAAGAAGGAactcaagaaaaacaaaaagcaacgGCAGATGGTCCGGGCGGCGGTCCTCAAGGGAAAAGATCCGGCCCAGCTTATCGAGGAGATGGAAAAGATCGACGAGATGGAGTTCAACGTGTACCAGCCGTCGCCGCTGAACGAAAAAGTCCTGAAGGAGAAGCGCAAAAAACTGAAGGAGACGCTGGACCGGGTTATGAGGTTGTACCAGGCGGACGATCCGGATTTGTGGGGCGAGCTGAAGCGGAAGGAAGTTGACTATGAAAAGCGTCGCAACAAGCGGATTCAGTACTACGAGAGTGTCCGGCACGCGGAGCAGGTTCAGGTGGACGACATTCCGCTGCCATCGGCTAATGAAACGCCCACACCGTTGTCCATCCCGAGAATTCCGATTCCGCCGACGCTGCCAATGGTCGCACCTCCGCTGAGGCCACTTCCTCCTCCGGTGCTTAAAAAGCCCGTGGAGAATCCGATCGAACCGAGCGAAATAgtcgatgacgatgacgacatTCCCGGATGTCCTCCGGGGCCACCACCGGACATATTCATGATGCCTGAGCTGGACTTTGACTTGGAAGAGTTCCACCAGGAAACACAAAAGAGCGTAAAGTTCTTCGACGACGCCGATTCGCGAGACAATTCTGATGATTCCGACGTTGAAAAGCCAGCAAACCAGCCAAGCTCGGTTCAGCAGAAAATGCTCGCCATTTCCGGTCAGAATCTGGACGAGTTCATGAAGGAGATGGAAAACGTCCAGAAGAAAAAAGACCAACCGGAAGGACCACCGGGCGTTCCACCAGTCAGCGCGATTCCAACGCCCCCGAAACCGATGGCCCTGGCCAATCCGGCCCCACATCCGTCGGATCCCACCGTCAAGTACGTGCCGATGCCGTCGATTCCGATGCCCGGCCCCATCCAACCAGCGCTTATGATCCGACCACCACCGCTGCGTCCAGGAATCCCCGGCATGCCAGGCCTTCGCATGCCACCGCGACCACCGCCAGGAATCCCACCTCGAATGGGCATCCGCATGCCGCCGGGCCCACCCCAGGGACCACCCCCAAAGCACATCCAGCAGCAACACATGCGCAACATGatgcaccagcagcagcagcaaaaggaCCCCAAAAGCGCAACCATTTCGGCCAAGCCGCAGATTCGAAATCTCAGCGCCGACGTCACCCGCTTCGTGCCGAGTGCCCTGCGAGCCAAAAAGGACGAAGGCGCCAAACGGCCACAGCACGCGTCCCAGTCCAGCCAGCATCATCCGCATCACCACAATCAACACCACCatcagcaccagcagcagcagcatcatcatCAGTATCATCCGGGTCATCACGGTGGTCATCCGGGACGGGGTGGTGGCGGCGGTGTCGGAGGACAGGAACCGGGTAAACCAAGCAAGGACGACGCGTACATGCAGTTTATGCGGGAGATGCAAGGATTGCTGTAA
- the LOC120425301 gene encoding tetratricopeptide repeat protein 19 homolog, mitochondrial, translating into MLRKMSSNLLNTLSKRSFISLNHPRLSSAHLQPEPAPSSRSEEQNHHKSNRHSRVTVPVLAASSFLSWFTKKSDEDSPESQLITAIKMSILNIQREEYKKAEQMLHVALKMAQDLQSKDGVTYIYDIMANLAMEVGDFKKAEKLFANVMQRLFADGFVEDHIKMLHISSKIAHIAQLQGHLDKALQGFEWTLAKLEENLKKVGEDKEIRELWGITKNWYALALMELKRFAEAKTCFIEAYDAYTEIHGKLTEEGLTMLNNLSVACSNLEDYASAERYLKEAISLAAQLPDLTEVGVYKANLGLLYLQQGLLKQATEFCSFAWKYGKQHQHEETVTQANYCLEQIRAYQK; encoded by the exons ATGTTGCGTAAAATGTCCAGCAACCTGCTAAACACCCTCTCCAAGCGAAGCTTCATATCGCTGAACCACCCACGCCTGAGCAGCGCCCACCTTCAGCCGGAACCTGCTCCATCGTCCCGATCCGAGGAACAAAACCATCACAAAAGCAACCGCCACAGCCGGGTCACCGTTCCGGTGCTCGCGGCCAGCTCCTTCCTGTCGTGGTTCACCAAAAAAAGCGACGAGGACAGCCCGGAGAGTCAGCTGATTACGGCGATCAAAATGTCCATCCTGAACATCCAGCGGGAAGAGTACAAAAAGGCGGAACAGATGCTGCACGTGGCGCTGAAGATGGCCCAGGATCTGCAGAGCAAGGACGGCGTTACGTACATTTACGACATTATGGCCAATCTGGCAATGGAGGTGGGAGACTTTAAAAAGGCCGAGAAGCTGTTTGCGAACGTGATGCAACGGCTGTTCGCAGATGGGTTCGTCGAGGACCACATCAAAATGCTTCACATCAGCTCCAAGATCGCGCAcatagctcaactgcagggtcACCTGGACAAGGCGCTGCAGGGCTTCGAGTGGACGCTGGCCAAGCTGGAGGAGAATCTCAAAAAGGTCGGCGAAGACAAGGAGATCCGCGAGCTGTGGGGAATCACCAAAAACTGGTACGCGCTAGCGCTGATGGAGCTGAAACGCTTCGCCGAGGCGAAAACGTGCTTCATTGAGGCGTACGACGCGTACACGGAGATCCACGGCAAGCTCACCGAGGAGGGACTGACGATGCTGAACAACCTGAGTGTGGCCTGCTCAAAT CTGGAAGACTACGCGTCCGCCGAGCGGTACCTCAAGGAAGCGATCTCGCTGGCCGCCCAACTGCCGGACCTGACCGAGGTTGGGGTGTACAAAGCGAACCTGGGGCTGCTGTACCTGCAGCAAGGGCTGCTCAAGCAAGCCACCGAGTTTTGCTCGTTCGCGTGGAAGTACGGCAAGCAGCACCAGCACGAGGAAACGGTGACGCAGGCCAACTATTGCCTCGAGCAGATTAGGGCGTATCAAAAATAA
- the LOC120425300 gene encoding uncharacterized protein LOC120425300: MDYTNIPYQQQPSYPVIHHSDSGILNQVLLNQQSMMANQTKMMQTLTELESRLESLAEAVKAANPTPTAIQTDLLTPVVTMDVSVHTQTMVVSPVNSLLELNELERRLQDEKVMNSYLEGMSYICGTSGKAQFPQCCNKLIDYFITPDFLQQCTWVGSMERSLKFYRNFRSLFTRLVMQADKDFTEMKSDKFFKALLKSSKETDTELPVVEANEQRQPSIISPVTCLQDLVALENQLQDEKVMNDYIKDMGFICGTSGKARALNCCYKLIDYFVTREFLMQCSWTGASRTTEDPLNDESTEEKIPFKFYRRFRTLFLRLILQADKDFSELQCDKFFKTILKNRKQRLQAKVAPTMPAVIPVAQSTLPLSASSDSVIKPVASLEELDALERQLQDDAQMRKYLTGMSFICGTSDKARAVDCCYKLIDYFVTRDFLTQCSWTGIARASDGSETTTEKKIPMKFYVKFRALFTSLVLLVDRDFSEFQCEKFFKTILKNAKQRLFAKTMTSRQKNRPCNLKYNKKLKKKIHEVYVEEHEQEPAPGGHSIKNEIYMEYGTSLFNQN; the protein is encoded by the exons ATGGATTACACGAA CATTCCCTACCAACAGCAGCCGTCCTATCCGGTGATCCATCACTCTGATTCTGGAATCCTGAACCAGGTTCTCCTCAACCAGCAATCAATGATGGCCAATCAGACGAAAATGATGCAAACTTTAACCGAACTAGAATCCCGCCTGGAAAGTCTGGCCGAAGCCGTAAAAGCCGCAAATCCGACACCCACAGCCATTCAAACCGACCTGCTCACTCCGGTGGTGACGATGGACGTGTCCGTGCACACCCAGACGATGGTCGTTAGTCCCGTCAATTCCCTGCTGGAGTTGAACGAGCTGGAACGACGACTGCAGGACGAAAAAGTCATGAACTCTTACTTGGAGGGGATGAGCTACATCTGCGGAACCAGCGGAAAGGCCCAGTTCCCGCAATGCTGTAATAAGCTGATTGATTACTTCATTACACCGGACTTTCTCCAGCAGTGTACGTGGGTTGGCTCGATGGAACGCTCGCTCAAGTTCTACCGGAACTTTCGAAGTTTGTTCACGAGACTCGTGATGCAGGCGGACAAAGACTTCACCGAGATGAAGTCGGACAAGTTTTTCAAGGCACTGCTGAAGAGCAGTAAGGAGACGGACACGGAGCTTCCCGTTGTGGAGGCGAACGAGCAACGACAACCGAGCATAATTTCGCCCGTGACTTGCCTGCAGGATTTGGTTGCGCTGGAAAACCAGCTGCAAGACGAAAAGGTCATGAACGATTACATCAAAGATATGGGCTTCATCTGCGGAACGAGCGGGAAAGCGCGCGCCCTGAATTGCTGCTACAAACTGATTGATTACTTCGTCACGCGAGAATTCCTGATGCAATGCTCGTGGACGGGTGCCAGCCGAACGACGGAAGACCCACTAAATGACGAGTCCACAGAGGAGAAGATTCCGTTCAAATTCTACCGAAGGTTCCGCACACTCTTCCTCCGACTAATCCTGCAAGCCGACAAGGACTTCTCCGAGCTTCAGTGTGACAAGTTCTTCAAAACCATCCTGAAAAACCGGAAGCAACGCCTCCAAGCCAAAGTCGCGCCGACCATGCCCGCCGTCATCCCGGTGGCACAGTCAACGCTCCCACTTTCCGCATCCTCCGATTCCGTAATCAAACCAGTCGCCAGCCTGGAagagctggacgcgctggaaaGGCAACTTCAGGACGACGCACAAATGCGCAAGTACCTGACCGGGATGAGCTTCATCTGTGGCACGAGCGACAAGGCCCGCGCCGTCGACTGCTGCTACAAACTGATTGACTATTTCGTGACGCGGGACTTCCTCACCCAATGCTCCTGGACGGGCATAGCGCGAGCGTCGGACGGTAGTGAAACGACGACGGAGAAGAAAATCCCGATGAAATTCTACGTGAAATTCCGAGCGCTGTTCACCAGCTTGGTGCTGCTCGTGGACCGGGACTTTTCCGAGTTTCAGTGTGAGAAGTTCTTCAAAACCATCCTGAAGAACGCCAAGCAACGGTTGTTTGCGAAAACGATGACGTCCCGGCAGAAGAACAGGCCGTGCAATCTCAAGTATAACAAAAAGTTGAAGAAGAAGATTCATGAGGTTTACGTGGAAGAGCACGAGCAGGAGCCAGCTCCGGGAGGACACAGCATCAAGAATGAGATCTACATGGAGTATGGAACCAGTTTGTTTAATCAAAATTGA